Genomic DNA from Halomonas sp. BDJS001:
TTCGGTGAAGCGAAAAATCCTGCCGACCCAGCGGTTCTGCGCGAGAAGGCCATTAAGGTGGGGCTGGACGGCGATACTGCCGAGGCCATCGCTCGGTCGGATCAGTATGCGGAAGAAGTTCGAGCAGCAGAACAGCGATTTATGGAGGCAGGGGTAAACGCCGTACCGGCATTGATTTTTGATGGACGCTATCTGGTCTCGGGTGCTCAGCCCGCCGACGTATTGGTCGATGCGCTTCGCCAGGTGGCCGAGGAAAACGCCAACCGCTAGCCCTATAGGCGCCGAACTGAAATGAGGTTAGTGCTAGCTGTTCAGAACCCAGCCTCGCAGCGGGTGCACAATCTCCGCTTTATGCCGGTTATGTAACTGGTGATGGCAGGCGCTATAAGTATCTATAGCGCCTGAGGGTGCGAACCTGTAAACGGTTTTTTCCCAAAATAGATAAAATCAAAAGTTACTCAACAGGCCCATTAAGTCTCGGTTAAATGGCTGATTAGTGACGACACCTTGCTCTAAATCAAAGTTGTCGAAAAAGCTTGGTAAGGAAAGCGCACCTATAACGGTTGCTGAAAAATAGGGCGCTGACGCTTGTGCGGAAGCTAAAACACTTTGTGCCCCACTTTGGCCAGGGGAGGTAGAGAGCATAAGAACGGGTTTATTTTGAAATACTTTCATATCTATTCGTGATGTCCAGTCAAATAGATTTTTATAGGCTGACGTATAGGATCCGTTGTGTTCTGCGAATGACATGACAATGACATCTGCCTCACCGATAGCATTATAAAAAGCATGCGCCAATTCAGGGATGCCAGACTCCTTTTCTCTGTCTTCACTAAATATTGGCATTTCAAAGTCGTTAAGGTCGATTAACGAAATATCTGCGTTTTTGATCTGTTGTGCTGCATAAAAGGCCAGCTTTTTGTTAATGGAGCTTTTGCTGTTGCTAGCGCCGAAGGCAAGTACTTTCATTTTAAAGTCCTCTGAATTGCTTTTTTCAAGAGCGTTGGTTTGGTTTTTAGCTACACGTTTTAATAAAATGTTATCTGAAGCAATAAGCTTGAGTTGGCTTTGACGTAGGCTATTCTGAAACCTCAAGTTAGGTTGAGGTCAAGAGGTGTGAAAAATAAACTTATAGGCATTTTATTTGAGCTTGAAGAGCTCCCGAACCATACCCGTGTCACGCTTGTTGATGGGGACAAATTGGGCTCTAGGCTCTGTCTGAAAACTAGCTGCGCTCGACCATACGGCGTTAAAAATCGGCTCAAAGTACTCATTTACACCACGTAAACTCCGTCTGTTCGTCAATTTTTGCCTTGTCTGGCCTTCGCTCGCCGACTTTTCAGACAAAGCTTAGGAGGATGAACGTAAAAGCGTTGGGCAATCGGCGGCGAAAGGAAAGCTCGCTCCGATCTATGATGGGTGTGCTTGAAGCGAATCCTCAGGCACCTCGCGCCGGTCGTTCATCCCGTAGTCTCGGATAACGGTGGCGACGCGGAGCCGGTAGTCGGCAAAGATCGTCTGCCGACCCGCTTTCTGGGCAGATCGGTGAGGTTCGAGTGTCCGCCACTGTCTTATGGCTCCTTCATCCCGCCAAAAAGAGAGCGAAAGAATTTTTCCAGGCTGCGTAAGGCTCTCGAAGCGCTCTATCGATATAAAACCGTCGATCTCTTCCAGGTGTCGGCGCAAAGCGTTAGCTGTATCCAGGTAGTCTTGTTTTCGGTTCGTATTGGGAAGCACCTCAAATATCACGGCGATCATAAAGCACCCCCCATGTTGAGGGGTTCAATTCCCAGCGTGCCGTTCACCACTTCGACGAAGCTGCGCTCTTCCTTGAGGATAAACCTGCGCTCTTGGGCCATAGTGAAGTTCGCGTGGCCTTCATCGTCACTCTTCAGTCGCGCTCGGTAGGCCTCATAGGCAGCCAGGCTCTCAAATGCAATTAGGCCCCAGGCAACATTGTTTGTGCCCTCATGAGGAAGGAAGTAGCCGATAAGGTGGCCACCGCAGCGCGGTATGATTTTCCCCCAGTTCTCGGCGTACTGCTTGAAGGTGCTGAGCTGGAAGGGATCGATCTCGTAGCGGATGACGCAGGTTATACTCATGGGGTTATCTCCTTGGAAGTTTAATGCGGAAAGCTAATGTAAAGGGCTAACGTGAAAGGCGAATATGAAAGATAGGGAATTACCACCCCGAGTGGTTCGACCAGGATCGAACGATGAGTGAAAGCCCTAACATTGTGCGTGTCGCCGCACTTATCGCCGATAACGCTCGGGCGGAGGTGCTTTGCGCCTTAATGTCCGGTCGTGCGCTGACCGCAACTGAACTGGCCAATATGGCCGGTGTTACCAAGCAGACCATGAGTTTTCATCTGGGCAAGCTGCTGGACGAAGCGCTTGTGACTGTTGAGCAGCAGGGCCGCCACCGCTATTTTAGGCTTGCGGGCACGCAGGTGGCTGAACTCCTGGAGACGCTGATGGGCCTCGCTGTCAGAAGCGAAGGTATCCATCTTGTTACCGGGCCGCGTGACCCCGCCCTCCGTAAGGCTCGTGTCTGTTACGACCACCTTGCTGGGGAGTTGGGTGTATGGGTATATGAGCAGATGCTCCAGGCCGGTATTTTTCAACTGCACTCGGGAGGGTTGCAGCTCACCGAGTATGGGCGCGTTTGGTTTCAGCAATTAGGCATCGATACAGATGAAGTTGCGTCTTCAAAACGCTCATTTTGTAGGGGATGCCTCGATTGGAGTGAGCGCAAAGACCATCTGGCGGGGGCCCTCGGCGCCGCGTTTCTCAACCGTATAGAAGCGCTTGGCTGGGCGAAGCGAGCGGAGAATTCCCGGGCCATTGTGTTCAGCGCCAAGGGTGAGAAGGCAATATGGGCAATGTTCGCAACGCCAAGCGCGCTACCGGCCCGCACTCAACAACCTGCTGCCACCGGCACGGCTACGCAGTTAACCTAGACAATATTTATCCACTGACTTGAGGATGTAGTTTTGCATATCTCGGTTGGGAGGATTCTGGACACGTTCGAGCATCCTATTGAGTTAGCGCGCTGGCTCCCAGGGAGGCCAGCGCTTCCACTCTTTACTGCAAAAATGCCCGCAACGTATCACTCGCCTGGTCGATAGAAACAACGCCATCCAAGTGGCCTCGATTGCCATCCAGGGTTTCAAGCGTCACTTCAGTGCCGTCTGCTTCAATTAGCTCCGCTGTGCGCCGAACGCCTTCCGGGGCAAAGACAAGGTCGTCTTCGCTGTAGAGCATTAGCGTGGGCGCCTCGATAGCGGCAAGTCCTTCCTCCAACGAGTCGCCATGGCCTGCGATAAAGGTTTGGTTGGCGCGCACCAGATAGAGCAGATGGTTGGCATCAGAAGTGGCGGCGCGTGCGGCGGCGATATCATCCAGCGTTTGCTCAATCGCGTAGCGGGCGTTGATATCTTGAGCTGGGTCGCGCTCTTCATCGGCCCAGTCGCGGTTAAAGGTTTCGTTGGCCCACTGCCAGTGGTTGGCGTTTAGGGTGACCAGCTTCAGTGCTTCCTTTAGGCCGTCGGTGGGGGGCTCGCCGTCGTAGTAGTTACCCTCGTTCCAGTTGGCATCCAACCGAATCGGCGCTGCCCAGGCGCTTAGCGTGGCCAGCAGCCAGGGATCGGCTACGCCGCCGCCGATAACGGGTATCAGGCGCTCGACCCGGTCAGGGTAGGCGCTGGCCCACTCAATCGCCTGCAGTGCACCCATGGAGGCACCCATTACCGCATGCAGCGTTTCAATACCTTGGCTTTCAAGTAGCTCGCGCTGTACCTCGACAAAGTCACGGATAGTCACCACAGGAAAGTCCATACCCCAGGGTTCGCCGGTGTCAGGGTTGATAGAGGCAGGCCCGGTGGTGGTGACGTTGGGATCATTGGCGCCGAGGTTGACCAGGGTATCTGAGGAGATGATGTAGTACTCATCGGTATCCAGTGGCTTGCCGGGGCCGATGATCGCGTCCCAGTAGCCGGTGGGTTCGCCATCTGCTTCATAGCGGCCTGCCGCATGGCTGGTGCCTGAGAAGAAGTGGGTAATCAGAATGGCGTTATCGCGGGCGTCGTTTAATTCACCGTAGGCTTCCCAACCCACTGTCACGTTGGGAATTGTCTCGCCGCCCTGGGTGGTGAAGCTCTCCATTTCGAAGGTTTGCTTCTCTACGACGCCATCCCAAGCCCAAAGGGGAGAGGCCAAGAGCAGGCCAAGGCTGGAACATAGTATGGTTGTGAACAGCGTTTGTCGTTTAGATGCCATTGGGTTGTTTTACCTTAAGAGAGGGGTAGTTGTGATTGTTTTAGGCCGCAGCAGACGGCCATCCTCTCAGCGTAGTAGGCCCTAGCGCATTTTAAATGGATTCAGTCACGTCATTATGCGTTTGAGGCGGAAGTCGATTAGGCGTATTTCCCTTAGTGGTGTAAATAGGCAGCGTCCGGGGATTGAAGCTTTAGTGGCTAGAGGTTTTATAGTAATGGAATCGAATAGTCTAAGTGAGATTAATAGATGGAACATCATCATGGCCATGTCCACATGGATCCTGCCTCTGGTGACCGGCGTGTCAGTATTGCCATTTGGGCGAACGGGCTCTTAACCGTCGCCCAAATCGTCGGTGGCATTATTTCGGGAAGCCTATCGCTGATCGCGGATGCACTGCATAATTTTTCTGATATGGCCGCGCTGGTCATTGCCTTTGCCGCCCGCAAAATCGCTAGACGGCCCGCCGATGCGCACATGACCTTTGGCTATGGCCGCATCGAGATAGTGGCAGCACTCATTAACTACACCACGCTCATTATCGTCGGCGTCTATCTGATTTATGAAGGCGCCATGCGCATGATAAATCCCCCTGAAATAGAGGGGTGGATCATTGTGATCATTGGTAGCGTCGCACTGGTGATCGATGCACTTACCGCCATGCTCACTTGGTCGATGCAGAAAGAAAGCGTCAATATCCGCGCCCTGTTTCTGCACAACTTATCCGATGCGTTAGCCTCTATCGCCGTGATCGTCGGTGGCTCACTGATTTTGCTGTACGACATGCGTTGGGTAGATCCCGCCATTACGATAGGGATTGCGCTGTATATTCTTTACCTAGCCTTCTCAGAAATTGGTGGCCCTATCCGCACGCTGATGCTGGGATCTCCGCCTGACATTGACGGGCAAGGCGTCATTGAAACCGTACGGAACATCGAGGGTGTCCAGGATATTCATCATGTGCACCTGTGGCAGATGCAGGAAAATGCGGCCGCCCTTGATTGCCACGTGGTCATGACGGAAGCAGGTTGGCAGCGGCTTGAATCAGTGAAAGCAGCGATCAAAGATCAGCTAAAAAAGCGCTTCAACATTGTCCATTCCAGCTTGGAGTTTGAGCATGTTGATCACGCGCATCAGGATGCCAACCTTTATGGGCATGAGTAACAGGCCAAAGCACGCTCGTTTAGATGCCTATTTACCATTTGGCTAAATGCCGTAGCGTCCCGACCTGGCTTTTTAACTACACCTTTTAAACAGAGAGAGAAAAATGTTCAAAAAAACGTCTTTTATGCTTGCGGGGACGTTGATGCTAACGGCTGCCATCGTGATGGTATCAAAACCTGCACTCTTGGATATGCAAGCTGAGGCGGCCAGTGAGAATGGTGCCCAGGCCGATAGTTCCTTGATGCGTTCACACTCCCCAATCCTGGGGCAAGCAGACGCGCCAGTGACGATTGTTGAGTTTTTCGACCCAGCCTGTGAAGCCTGCCGCGCCTTCTACCCACTTACCAAACGTATTCTGGAAACCTATCCGGAAAAAGTGCGGCTAATCGTGCGCTACACGCCTTTCCACGGCGACGTATCTGATAAGGCCATTCGTGTGTTGGAAGTCGCGCGTCGTCAGGGGGTGTTCGAACCGGTACTGGAAGCACTGCTGGCTCGCCAGGAGCAGTGGGCATCTCATGGCAGTTTTGATGAATCCGCTATCCTGGATATCGCCAGCGAAGCGGGTCTTGATCGAGCGGCTGCCGAGGAACAACTTATCTCTGCTGACGTACAGGCGGTGATCGACCAAGACATGGCGGATGTCAGAGCAAACCATATTCGCCAAACACCGACCTTTTTCATCAATGGCGAACCTTTAGACCCCTTTGGTATGCAAGCGCTGATTGATGCCGTAGAGAGACATGTACAGGCGACCTCTGAAGCAGAGGATGGCCAGTGATGCAGCGCCGGTGGCTTCGCCGCCACCCGCGAGGAGAAGCTGTGGGCTGTCCTCGCGGCTGAAGCTAATGCCATCGTCGGTTGCTTGGCCTGCCGTTTTGGCTGTATGCATGTAAAGCGGTGTCGGCCCAAACGAGACTCAGCGCATTTTAAACGGATTCAACCCATTGGCTTGCTGCATCATCATGCGCTTGGCGAACGGAAAGCGCTCGGCCAACTGCAGGCTTAAATCGCCTAGCTGGCGCAGCGGCTTGGCGCCGGTAAACAGGTGGTGGAAGCTGTCGGTGGCGGCAATCATCGCCTGGTTAGCCGCGCGGCGCTGACACTCAAAGCGGAGTAGGTTGAGGTAGTCACCGGGGTCGCGACCTGAATGATAATCTCGGCCAGGGTGTCGGCGTCGTGTAGGCCGATATTTAATCCCTGGCCTGCCAGCGGGTGCACCACGTGGGCGGCATCGCCAATCAGCGCCAGGCGTTTGCCGATATAGCGGTGGGCGTGCTGGCGCTTGATGGGGAAGCTGGCCCGGGCGACGATGCGGATGAGGTTACCCAGGCGTTTGGGGAAGGCCATTTCAATCGCTGCTTTCAGCGCTTCATCGTCCAGCTGTTCACGGTCTTGGGTGGCTTGCTCGGTGTCGTACCACACCAGGGAAGCGCGGTGGCCAGGCAGGGGCAGCATGGCGATGGGGCCCGTGGGGGTGAAAACCTGCCAACTGACATCCTGCTGGGGCAGTTCGGTTTCCACATTAATGATCATGGCCCGCTGGTGGTAGTCGTAGCTGCTAACGCTGATCCCTGCTAGCTCACGCAGGGTCGATTTTGCGCCGTCAGCGCCGACGATTAAGCGGGCGCTGAGGGTTTTGCCGTTATCCAGCTCCAGCAGGCGGCCAGTGCTCGAGGTGATCGTGCTTAATGGCGCGCACTGGGTATAGCAGGTGACGCTGGGCAACTGTTCCAAGCGCTGCCATAAGGCATACTGCAGCGTGCGGTTTTCGATAAAGATACCGAAATCATCCATGCCGCTATCCTGAGCGGAAAACAGCGAGTGGCCGGTGCCGTCC
This window encodes:
- a CDS encoding NIPSNAP family protein, with translation MSITCVIRYEIDPFQLSTFKQYAENWGKIIPRCGGHLIGYFLPHEGTNNVAWGLIAFESLAAYEAYRARLKSDDEGHANFTMAQERRFILKEERSFVEVVNGTLGIEPLNMGGAL
- a CDS encoding NADPH-dependent FMN reductase produces the protein MKVLAFGASNSKSSINKKLAFYAAQQIKNADISLIDLNDFEMPIFSEDREKESGIPELAHAFYNAIGEADVIVMSFAEHNGSYTSAYKNLFDWTSRIDMKVFQNKPVLMLSTSPGQSGAQSVLASAQASAPYFSATVIGALSLPSFFDNFDLEQGVVTNQPFNRDLMGLLSNF
- a CDS encoding DsbA family protein; this encodes MFKKTSFMLAGTLMLTAAIVMVSKPALLDMQAEAASENGAQADSSLMRSHSPILGQADAPVTIVEFFDPACEACRAFYPLTKRILETYPEKVRLIVRYTPFHGDVSDKAIRVLEVARRQGVFEPVLEALLARQEQWASHGSFDESAILDIASEAGLDRAAAEEQLISADVQAVIDQDMADVRANHIRQTPTFFINGEPLDPFGMQALIDAVERHVQATSEAEDGQ
- a CDS encoding cation diffusion facilitator family transporter, which codes for MEHHHGHVHMDPASGDRRVSIAIWANGLLTVAQIVGGIISGSLSLIADALHNFSDMAALVIAFAARKIARRPADAHMTFGYGRIEIVAALINYTTLIIVGVYLIYEGAMRMINPPEIEGWIIVIIGSVALVIDALTAMLTWSMQKESVNIRALFLHNLSDALASIAVIVGGSLILLYDMRWVDPAITIGIALYILYLAFSEIGGPIRTLMLGSPPDIDGQGVIETVRNIEGVQDIHHVHLWQMQENAAALDCHVVMTEAGWQRLESVKAAIKDQLKKRFNIVHSSLEFEHVDHAHQDANLYGHE
- a CDS encoding ArsR/SmtB family transcription factor; the protein is MSESPNIVRVAALIADNARAEVLCALMSGRALTATELANMAGVTKQTMSFHLGKLLDEALVTVEQQGRHRYFRLAGTQVAELLETLMGLAVRSEGIHLVTGPRDPALRKARVCYDHLAGELGVWVYEQMLQAGIFQLHSGGLQLTEYGRVWFQQLGIDTDEVASSKRSFCRGCLDWSERKDHLAGALGAAFLNRIEALGWAKRAENSRAIVFSAKGEKAIWAMFATPSALPARTQQPAATGTATQLT
- a CDS encoding E22 family MetX-like putative esterase, whose product is MASKRQTLFTTILCSSLGLLLASPLWAWDGVVEKQTFEMESFTTQGGETIPNVTVGWEAYGELNDARDNAILITHFFSGTSHAAGRYEADGEPTGYWDAIIGPGKPLDTDEYYIISSDTLVNLGANDPNVTTTGPASINPDTGEPWGMDFPVVTIRDFVEVQRELLESQGIETLHAVMGASMGALQAIEWASAYPDRVERLIPVIGGGVADPWLLATLSAWAAPIRLDANWNEGNYYDGEPPTDGLKEALKLVTLNANHWQWANETFNRDWADEERDPAQDINARYAIEQTLDDIAAARAATSDANHLLYLVRANQTFIAGHGDSLEEGLAAIEAPTLMLYSEDDLVFAPEGVRRTAELIEADGTEVTLETLDGNRGHLDGVVSIDQASDTLRAFLQ
- a CDS encoding antibiotic biosynthesis monooxygenase family protein encodes the protein MIAVIFEVLPNTNRKQDYLDTANALRRHLEEIDGFISIERFESLTQPGKILSLSFWRDEGAIRQWRTLEPHRSAQKAGRQTIFADYRLRVATVIRDYGMNDRREVPEDSLQAHPS